DNA sequence from the Acidobacteriota bacterium genome:
GTCAACAGCGTCGCTCAGCGTGGCGCCTCGACGACGCGGCCCACCGTTTACGGCGGCATTCGCTCGACCGCGATTCCCTCCAACAGGCTGGAGTTCGCTAGCAACTCCCAGTCACCGGCCGGGTACCCGTTGGCGCTCAGTAGGAACGCGACGATGTCGATGTACGCCTGGTCGCCAAGTGTCCCGGGTTCTTCCGGCGGCATGGTCGACTGGACGCTGGTGTAGATGTCCGCCACCTTGAGCCCACGCCAGCGGAACCTGAACGCCACGCCGGTCAGACCCGGCGCCATTTCGCCGCCGCCCAGGCCCTCGCCGTGGCATTCGGCGCAGTGCGCGTCGTAGGCGGCCCGACCTCGCTTCGCCTGTGCTTCGGTGAAGATGCCGTCGAGAACGGAGGCCGGCGGTGCGGCCGGTTCAGACTCCGCTGCCGCTGGCGGTGCCTGGGCCGGAGCGGACGGCGGCGTCGTCACGATCGCCGTCGAGCAGGCCAAGGTGGACGCCAAGACCGGTACTGTGACCCCGACCGCAGTGAGGAAGGCCCTTCGGGTTGCCATCGTCGCCAACGTACTACGCGGTCGCCTCGCAGGTACAGAGACCTCCGGGCCCGCTCCTCAGAACGACGACCCGGGCTCCCGAAGGAACGCGATCTCCTCTGGCGTCGAAGAGCGGCCGAGGACGCGGTTGCGATGTGGGTAGCGCCCAAAGCGATCGATGATCGCCTTGTGCCGCCGCTCGAAGTCCAGGCTCTCCGGGTCGTCGAGGCTCTCGAACAACTGGACCGCGATCTCGTGGATCCGCGGCGACTCGCTGTGCTCGTAGGGCATGTAGAAGAACTGCCGCTGGACCGGCGGAACAGCCTGATCGGCACCAATCCGCGCCGCCTCCTGTGCCAGCGCCAACGCCATCGCGTCGGCCGCGAAGGCGCGCGGGTCCTCGCGGTAGAGGTTGCGCGAGAACTGGTCGAGCACGATGATCTCGGCGAGGCGCCCTTCCGGCGTATCCCGCCAGCCGTGCAGCTCTCCCCGAACCGCCTGGTCGTGCAGTGCTCCGAACCGAGAGCGGATTGCCGCGTCGAACTGCGGATCGCTGCTCCACCACTGCTCGGGACCACTCTCTTCAAACCAGAAGGACAGGACTTCTTCGATCATGTTCACGTGTTCTATCCTCTACTACCTCCATGCTTCAGAGATCGTCCCGCCTGTTCCTGACGGCGCTGGCAATCGCGGCCTGCGGCTCTACGGCCTCGCTGTGGGCCGCCGTCGAGCCGGCGCCCGCCGTCGACTTCCAGCGCGACGTCCGGCCGATCCTCTCCAACAACTGCTTCGCCTGCCACGGTCCCGACGAGGCGACCCGCCAAGCGGATCTGAGGCTCGATACGCGGGACGGCGCGTTCAGTGCGCGGCCTCCGGCGGGCCGGAGCAACCGACCGCGCGGTCCTGCGGTCGTCGCCGGCGACATCGACGCCAGTCTGCTGGTGGAGCGCATCAACCACGCGGACCCGCTGCGGCGGATGCCGCCCGAGGTGTCGCAGAAGTCACTCTCCGACGAGCAGATCGGGACCCTTACCCGCTGGATCGAGCAGGGCGCGCCCTGGGACGAGCACTGGTCGTTCGCCGCCATCGAGCGGCCGGCGCCGCCGACGGTCGACGACGAAGCCTGGGCCCGCGATCCGCTCGACCGCTTCATCCTGGCGCGTCTCGAAGCGGAGGAACTGACTCCCGCCGGGGAGGCCGACCGCCGCACCCTGGCCCGGCGGGCCGCCCTCGACCTGACCGGCCTGCCGCCCGACCCGGGCACGCTCGCGACCTTCCTCGGCGACACGGAGGAAGGCGCCTACGAGCGGCTCGTCGACCGCCTGCTCGCTTCGCCGCACTGGGGCGAGCACCGCGCCCGTTACTGGCTGGACGCGGCGCGCTACGGCGACACCCACGGCATCCACATCGACAACTACCGGGAGATGTACGCCTACCGGGACTGGGCGATCCAGGCGTTCAACCGGAACCAGCCGTTCGACCAGTTCACGCTCGACCAGATCGCCGGCGACCTGCTGCCGGAACCCACCCTGGACCAGTTGATCGCCACCGGGTTCCAGCGCAACAACATCACGACGAACGAGGGCGGCGTCGTGATCGAGGAGTATGAGGCGATCTACGCCAAGGACCGGGCCGAGACGATCGGCAGCGTGTTCATGGGCCTGACCGTCGGCTGCGCGACCTGCCACGACCACAAGTTCGACCCGATCAGCCAGCGGGAGTTCTACGCGCTGACCGCGTTCTTCCGGAACACGACGCAGTACGTGATGGACGGCAACATCTCCGACCCGCCGCCGACCCTGGTGGTGCCCCACGAAGATGACCGCGATAGCTGGTACCGCCTGCGCGAGGAGGTCGGCGAGATCGACGACGCGATGGCGGAACGCCCGGACGCGATGGAGGCGGCGTTCGAGGAGTGGCTCGGCACCGGCGCCCACCGGTCCATCGAAGCTCCGCTGGGGACGGCCTCCGAACTCCTCCGGCTCGACCTCGACGGCGAGGAGCCGGCCGCGATCCTGAAGGGCGAACGGCAGCCCCTCGCCTCGTCACAGGGGATCCGCATCGAGCCCGGCCCGAAAGATCTGCCCGCGGTGCTCTTCGACGGAGAATCCTGGGTCGAGCTGCCGAACCTCGAACTCGACACGGACTCGCCGTTCTCGCTGGCCCTCTGGGTCCGCATGCCGGAAGCCGAGGGCACCTACACGATCGCGAGCCAGTACGACCCGACCGACGGCAACCGCGGCTGGGCGATGACCCTGGCTGCACGGGAGCTTTACTTCGGCCTCTACGGCGATCGAGCGGGACCCGGCCGGGGCGTCACCAGCATCCTGATCAACCCGAACAACACGCAGCGGCTCACTCCCGGCGAGTGGACCCACATCGTCGCCACCTACGACGGCTCCGGCGAACGCGGCGGCATGCACATCTACCGCGACGGTGGTCGCGTTCCCGAGCAGGGCAGCGAGTACTTCAGGAAGGTCGAGGGCCGCATCCGCACCGACCGGCCGTTCTACCTCGGGCGGGGCGACGTGAGGGACGACGGCAAGCCGCGGACGCTGGCCGGCGGCGCCGTCGCCGACGTGCGCGTCTTCGACCGCGTGCTGTCAGTAGAGGAAGCGAAGGTCGTCTCGGAGTGGAGTGCGCTCCGG
Encoded proteins:
- a CDS encoding cytochrome c gives rise to the protein MASTLACSTAIVTTPPSAPAQAPPAAAESEPAAPPASVLDGIFTEAQAKRGRAAYDAHCAECHGEGLGGGEMAPGLTGVAFRFRWRGLKVADIYTSVQSTMPPEEPGTLGDQAYIDIVAFLLSANGYPAGDWELLANSSLLEGIAVERMPP
- a CDS encoding DUF924 domain-containing protein, coding for MIEEVLSFWFEESGPEQWWSSDPQFDAAIRSRFGALHDQAVRGELHGWRDTPEGRLAEIIVLDQFSRNLYREDPRAFAADAMALALAQEAARIGADQAVPPVQRQFFYMPYEHSESPRIHEIAVQLFESLDDPESLDFERRHKAIIDRFGRYPHRNRVLGRSSTPEEIAFLREPGSSF
- a CDS encoding DUF1553 domain-containing protein; translation: MLQRSSRLFLTALAIAACGSTASLWAAVEPAPAVDFQRDVRPILSNNCFACHGPDEATRQADLRLDTRDGAFSARPPAGRSNRPRGPAVVAGDIDASLLVERINHADPLRRMPPEVSQKSLSDEQIGTLTRWIEQGAPWDEHWSFAAIERPAPPTVDDEAWARDPLDRFILARLEAEELTPAGEADRRTLARRAALDLTGLPPDPGTLATFLGDTEEGAYERLVDRLLASPHWGEHRARYWLDAARYGDTHGIHIDNYREMYAYRDWAIQAFNRNQPFDQFTLDQIAGDLLPEPTLDQLIATGFQRNNITTNEGGVVIEEYEAIYAKDRAETIGSVFMGLTVGCATCHDHKFDPISQREFYALTAFFRNTTQYVMDGNISDPPPTLVVPHEDDRDSWYRLREEVGEIDDAMAERPDAMEAAFEEWLGTGAHRSIEAPLGTASELLRLDLDGEEPAAILKGERQPLASSQGIRIEPGPKDLPAVLFDGESWVELPNLELDTDSPFSLALWVRMPEAEGTYTIASQYDPTDGNRGWAMTLAARELYFGLYGDRAGPGRGVTSILINPNNTQRLTPGEWTHIVATYDGSGERGGMHIYRDGGRVPEQGSEYFRKVEGRIRTDRPFYLGRGDVRDDGKPRTLAGGAVADVRVFDRVLSVEEAKVVSEWSALRTAAAKAPVALDAPEREALRRSYLKTHDDEWRRLASRRLEIEAEWRELRRRGTITHVMQELPDSEPAAHVLYRGNSDQPRERVTARTPAALPPMPEDLPRNRLGLAQWLVDETNPLTARVTVNRFWQQVFGTGLVVTAEDFGAQGDVPSHPALLDFLSTEFRESGWDVKGFFRRLVTSSTYRQAATLTPEKLEQDPDNRLLSRGPRFRMDAEMVRDTALAASGLLVRTIGGPSVKPYQPEGHWERVAMNASNTSRYQQDSGDKLYRRSLYTFWKRAAPPPSMTIFDAGNREHSMVRRERTNTPLQALVTMNDTQFVEASRFLAQRAMREAGDDFDRRLDYLTTRLLARDFDDSERTVARRTYEGLIDLYSADKAAAKQLVDVGESAHDAGLPFDESAAWTMLASQLMNLDETLNK